Below is a window of Frigoribacterium sp. SL97 DNA.
GCACGACACGCGAGGCGCGACGCCTGCAGCTCGAGGCGCGGCGGGGATCGCTGGTCCGCGTCCATCGGGGCACCTACGCCGCCGCCGCCGACTGGGACGACCTCGACGCGCGAGGGCGGCACGTCGTCCTGACCAGGGCGGTCACCCGAGGGCTGGACCGACGGTGCACGGTCTCCCACGACTCGGCCGCGGCCCTGTGGGGTCTGCCGCGGGTCCACGACGCCTACGCGGACGTGGTGACCGTCATCGATCCTCGGCGGACGACCACGAGGCGTTCGACCGACCTCCTGCGCCGCCCCGGCTCGGTTCAGGCGGCCGACCGCGACGAACTCCACGGAGTGTGGCTCACGAGCCTCGAGCGGACCGCCGTCGACGTGGCTCGGAGCGCCTCGTTCGGCGATGCCGTGCTGTGTGTCGACGCCGTCCTGCGCCGCCTGGTCCTGCCCGACGGACACCGGACGGGCGCTGCCGTCGAGGCCGAGTTCCTCCGCCGACGCACTCGACTCATGTCCCGACTGGGCCCGTCCTCACACCCGGGCGGACGGATGGCCCGTCGCGCCGTCGAGTTCTCGTCCGCGTGGGCCGAGAACGGAGGCGAATCCCTCCTGCGTGTCGTGCTGTTCGAACTGGGCTTGTCGTCGGTCGAGTTGCAGAAGACCTTCATCCTCGGCGACCGGTTCCTCGGACGCTGCGACGTCTTCCTCCGGACCTTCGGCGTCGCGGTCGAGTTCGACGGGCACATCAAGCTCACCGACCCCGAGATCCTCGCCGGACGGACTCCCGCGGAGGCCATCAGGCTTCGGGGACGTCGCGACCGCCGCCTCCTGCGCCATCCCGAGATCCGTCACGTGGTGCACTGCGAATACGCCGATCTGGTGTTCCCGGAGAGGCTGGTCGAACTCCTCCGGGCGGCCGACGTCCTCATCGATCCACGTCGGGTGACGCACGCTGCACGGGTCGCTCGACGGCGCTTCGTCGGGGCGTCCGGATGAACCCCGTTCACGAAGATGAACCCCGTTCAATCGGGGTTCATCTTCGCAAACGGGGTTCGCGCGCGTGCAGAAGGTTGGGGCAGGAGCGGCTAGCTGACGTGCACGTCGGGGCGGCGGCTGCGCGAGGGCTCGGCCCGGCGCAGCACCTCGCGGGTCACCGGTGCGACCTCGCCCACCCCGGTCAGGAAGAACCGCCCCATGTTGGACAGCGGGTTGCCCTCGGTCCACTCGAAGTAGATGTCGGGCACGACGCCGGTCTCGTCGCGGACCGCCAGCAGCACGCTGGCCACGGCGTTCGGCACCGCGCCGCTCGTCGTGCGCAGCACGCGGTAGCCGTGCAGCGCGTGCCCGGTCACGACGAGGTCCTCCTCGAAGTTCGACGAGTCCCCCTTGTGCACCTCGAGGAAGATGACCGGTGAGCGCTGCGGGATGCCGCTGTACTTCCGCTCGGCCGTCAGCTTCTTCTTGTAGATCTCGGCGACCTCGCGCCCCGGCTCGTGGGCGATGACGCGGATCGTGCCGTACTCGTCGGCGTCCTCGCGCACGTATGCGAGCGCGGTGTCGTCCAGGGTGACCGAGGTCGCCCGCAGCTGGAACGACCGCTGCACGCGCGAGACGAGCGACACCGCGATGATCCCGATGATGAAGATCGCGGCGATGCGCACGCCGTCGGGACGCTCGACGACGTTGGTGATGGTCGTGTAGACGAACACGAGGGCGACGACGCCGAAGCCGATCGTGCGCTTCCGCTGGCGCGCGCGTCGCGCCGACAGCGTCACGGCCACGGAGGCGCTGGTGATCAACACGAGGACCCCCGTCGCGTAGGCCCCGCCCTGGGCGTCGACGTCCGCCTCGAACACGATGGTGATGACGAAGGCGATCACCGTGAAGACCAGCACGAGGGGACGGACGGCCCGGGCCCACTGCGGTGCCATGCCGTAGCGCGGCAGGTAGCGCGGCACGAGGTTGAGCAGCCCGGCCATGGCCGACGCCCCGGCGAACCACAGGATGCAGATGGTGCTGACGTCGTACAGCGTGCCGAAGCCGTCGCCGAGGTACTGGTGCGCCAGGAACGCCAGGGCTCGGCCGTTGGCCGACCCGCCGGCCTGGAACTCGGCCTGGGGGATCAAGAGCGTGGTGACGAAGCTCGACAGGATCAGGAACGAGCTCATGATGATCGCGGCCGTGGCGAGCAGGCGACGGGCCCCGCGGATGCGTCCCACCGGCTTGGCCGGGGTGTCGGTCGGGTCG
It encodes the following:
- a CDS encoding amino acid transporter translates to MRSWLLHGLTETAGTHQGPHAETPEKTHSWWRVMCLTGVDYFSTLGYQPAIAAVAAGLLSPLATIVLVLLTLFGALPVYRRVARESPRGEGSIAMLERLLPWWGGKLFVLVLLGFAATDFMITITLSAADATAHAVENPFAPSWFHGAEVPLTLVLVALLAAVFLRGFREAIGIAVVLVAIFLTLNLVVIAVSLFHIGENPVVIGNWWEALTVQHGNPFVMVGIALIVFPKLALGLSGFETGVAVMPQITGDPTDTPAKPVGRIRGARRLLATAAIIMSSFLILSSFVTTLLIPQAEFQAGGSANGRALAFLAHQYLGDGFGTLYDVSTICILWFAGASAMAGLLNLVPRYLPRYGMAPQWARAVRPLVLVFTVIAFVITIVFEADVDAQGGAYATGVLVLITSASVAVTLSARRARQRKRTIGFGVVALVFVYTTITNVVERPDGVRIAAIFIIGIIAVSLVSRVQRSFQLRATSVTLDDTALAYVREDADEYGTIRVIAHEPGREVAEIYKKKLTAERKYSGIPQRSPVIFLEVHKGDSSNFEEDLVVTGHALHGYRVLRTTSGAVPNAVASVLLAVRDETGVVPDIYFEWTEGNPLSNMGRFFLTGVGEVAPVTREVLRRAEPSRSRRPDVHVS